One Suricata suricatta isolate VVHF042 chromosome X, meerkat_22Aug2017_6uvM2_HiC, whole genome shotgun sequence genomic region harbors:
- the S100G gene encoding protein S100-G: MSVKKSPEELKSIFAKYAAKEGDPDQLSKEELKLLIQTEFPSLLKGPSTLDDLFQELDKNGDGEVSFEEFQVFVKKISQ; the protein is encoded by the exons ATGAGTGTAAAAAAGTCTCCTGAAGAACTGAAGAGCATTTTTGCAAAGTACGCAGCCAAAGAAGGTGATCCAGACCAGCTGTCGAAGGAGGAGCTGAAGCTATTGATTCAGACTGAATTTCCCAGTTTACTGAAA GGCCCCAGCACCCTAGACGACCTCTTTCAAGAACTGGACAAGAATGGAGATGGAGAAGTTAGTTTCGAAGAATTCCAGGTGTTTGTCAAGAAGATATCCCAGTGa